The DNA sequence actttgaccatcactgagtttttttttttgtgctacaaataaaaaaaagaccaacatttttggaaaaaaaatgtccttgtttctgttataaaactttgtaaataagtatgttttctccttctcctttgacgggcactgataaggtggcactgatgggcaatgatgatgaggctcttatatgcagcactgatgggcactgataggtggcactgatatgcagcactgatgggtactgataggtggcactaatggacactcataggcagcactgatgggcactcataggtagttttagtcgtattttagtctcatggtttaaatgtcattttagttttagtcgtattttagtcatctgaatttttttagttttagtcatattttagtcaactaaaatagtgttaatttagtcaacaaaaatattttactCGATGAAAATTAGCAACTGCTGCCAACAAGTCTAAAACAGTTTGGAAAAAAATTACTCTATAACATTGGGCTTTGTCTCTGCTTTACACCAATGGGTCTAGATGAACAGTTGGCCAGAAGACCATAAAGTAATGATTCTTTTGAAATGAGGTAATCCTGTTGTTTTTGGAATATGTGAATAAATTAAAAATGGGAATACCTTTTCTTCTACAAAGGCATGTAATAGAAATTTGTGAgtactgtatataattgtattctattttgtatgtattgcacactgccctcactgtgcacacggcactaataatgttttcattacatgtttgcattcttttgagtcctgattagaattagtctgcctatgttatgctccttgttaccataaacgtacaattgtaataataatgtgatacctacgtaatcatgtgtataaaaaccttcaattgcgtcataataaagcggaacagttatttggaaagatgctgagcgtatcttttgtgtctgttccctgctGCAGCAGTTAtttttaatttggaaccactaatcaatatgaggataggaggtgcctatctataaaattccatgtcagTGATGTTTCTATATAACCAAAAAATTTGTAGGGATACAATGTTAAAGAATATTGAAGTGTTTTTTAACTAGTGTATATTCATTGTTTGGTTGGGCTTTCATACTGTAACGATAACCCCCTAATGAGCCCTTGGGTTTGACACGCCCTCCCAGCCTTTCTTTTAGTGCACTGACTGTCTACATCTCCAAAATCTCTCACCAACTCATCAGCAATGGCTGAAATCTACGCTGTCAATTTTTGATTGAAGCAATTGGCTCAAAGTCAAAGGGGGAGAAAGTACAGGTTTACTGTACAGGATACCTCAAACATAGCAGCAATGAATTTCCTCTGCTTGGAAATATCCCCAGTCCTTCTTAAAGGCTGGTAATGTACTGAGTAATCTTTGATTCCTGAAGGTGCTTCCAGGCCCCAGCATAGGCCTATTCATAATCGGTTTGTGCTGGGGCTAGTGCTTTTTAGCCAGCAAGGACTATGAGTTTTTGTACATGTGTAAACTACTGTATAGGACTGTCTTGAAAAGGAGCATGTTAGACCTCTGCAGAGCGATATGGAGCTGGAACAGTTTTCTCCACAGGCAACGAGTCTGGGAGGTAAAGGGCCTTTATACTAATCTCACTATCCCCAGGCACCATACCAGGGAGGCTATGGAATGAGCTCTTAAACTGGCATCCTTTCCAGGCCAAGCCTGGGAGTTAAAGTCCCTTCTAGAAGGGCTCTTTGTATACTCGTGTTCTTCTATTGGCTTACACGACCTCGGACTTTCTGTTCAAAGTCCACAGTTCTATTTTGGTTGCCTTAAATTACATATAATCCCTGACTCTATAACTATTTATTTGTTATAGGTGGATTGTTTTGTTAATCGATGTTCGGATGGGGCTGAAACCTATATGACCGGTCTCGCAGGTTGTAatgcctgcccttttttccattaTGGTCACAAACCAGGAATGTGACCCCCTGAGAACCTTTTTTTTCTcaagtctcttttttttgtttttccttttaatatggatcctttttgatcctattcagggttttttttcactttttatttttattttatttcagtttatttttttctttttcttttttgtttttcttataccAAAAATTTTTACATGGGATCTCTTTTTGGTCCAAAATTGGTAAACAGAGGCTTTTATGCCATTTCTCTTCTTGTCCATCTGATTGCATATAATGTTTATGTTTCAATGTTCCACATATCATGGTATACACATCCTCGCTATTTTGTGATTGCATCAAATGCTTTGTACACATATTTGAAATATGGCTGTAAGTATTTTTTCCTGCAACGTTAAGGGTTTGGGCTCCATACGCAAGCGTTGGCTGGCGCTGAAGGAGTTCAAATCTTTAAAGACTGACTTGATCatgattcaggagactcactttaaagCACATGGTACAtttaaatttgcttctaaacaATTTCCTACCTCCTTCATAGCTTTTGACTCAACCGGGAAGGCTGGTGTGGCTATTCTGTTAAAGCGCTCCTCTTCCATCCAGGTAAAATCCTCTTATGCAGACCCACAGGGTAGATTTATACTCCTGAATTGTGATCACAACAACTTCTCTTTCACAATGGCCAATGTCTATGCGCCCAATACAGGACAGATTGGGTTCATGGAAACTCTTTTTGAACATCTCCAGCCTTACTGTCAACCCTTATTAgtcattggaggagactttaatgtttgTATGTCACCAACTAGGGATAGACTCACCCTTTTTTTGCATACCTCACCCCCTCAGAGTCAGAAGCTTTCCACTGCATTCCGGAAATTGATAAGATCTCATAATCTGTTTGACACATGGAGGGAAAAACATCCATTggccaaacaatttacattttactCTCCACCTCATAAATTACATACCAGACTAGATCATTTTTTTGTCTCCGCACCCCTTCTGCCCTATGTGGTAAATTCCGAAATGTATTCtttaacatggtcagaccatgcacccattgCCCTGGATCTTCTTCTGTCAAAGCCCACACCTAGAACATGCCATTGGCGCCTCAATGAGTCTCTTCTCAAGGTGCCTGAGATAAATCTCCATCTGCAGGGAAAGTTGAAGGAATTTTTTGAATTTAACGAGGGTTCAGTCTCTGGGGcatccaccctgtgggaggcccataagactttttttttagaGGAGAGTGCATCTCTGCAGGCTCTCGTTACAAACGAGATTGTGAACTTCAGAGATCATCCCTTTTAGACGATCTATCTAAAGCAGAGGAATGCCTACTCAGTCTCCCTACGGTGTCCCGCCTCAGAGCTGTGGTCTCATTGCTTAATCGCATCAAGTCCTTGGATCTGACTAAATTTACCAAATCCAATCTATGGTCCAAGCAAAAATTTTATGAGTTTGCCAACAAACCTCATAAAATGTTGGTTAACAAACTGAGACCTAGAGCATTTACTTCTGCTCCTGACCATTTAATACAGCCTAAGGGTGAACCCACATATTGTCCTCCTAATATGTCCAAGGTCTTCGGTGACTTTTACCAAGGATTGTACAACTGTTTATCAACAGACCCGAATTTTCAATTTACCCAGGGAAAATTTGACTCCTTTGTGGAATCTTTGAGACTCCCCACAATATCCACTGAGGACCGCATAGGACTAAATGCCCCCATTTCTGTTGAAGAAATTACTAAGGTAGTGAATCAGCTCCCTAATTATAAGGCTCCTGGTCCTGATGGACTTTCTTACCCCTATTTTAAAGGTTTCCTTCCAGTTCTGTTACCCCACATGGCTAATCTGTTCTCCTCGCTAATGTCAGGTACAGTACCCCATCCCCAATTTCTACATGCCTTTATTACAGTCATTCCGAAGCCCGGGAAGGACCCCTATTTACCAGACAATTATCGCCCCATTGCCCTTCTAAATTCTGACTATAACattttcacaaaaattttggccaatagaCTTTTACTCCTCCCGTCACTTGTGCATAGGGATCAGGTCGGGTTTGTCCCCACTAGACAGGTAGGGGACAACACTAGGAGAACAGTTGATCTTATTGACCTCCTGACGAAAACTAAGAAGCCTGCCTTGTTTCATAGCCTAGATGCCCAGAAGGCGTTTGACCGCTTGAATTGGTCATTCATGTTTACTATTTCACGTAGATATGGCTTCTCTGGTCCCTTTGTACAAGCGTTGAAAACACTTTATTCCACACCCACGCCCCAAGTGCAGATGGCTTCCCATATGTCCCCATCATTTACTCTAACTAATGGTactcgccagggttgtcccctctctcccctactTTTTATCCTTAGCTTAGAACCCCAGACATAAGTGGAGTTCAGTTGAGACAACGAGAATACAAATTGTCActttttgcggacgacatcctatTAACTTTAACTCACCCTCACATATCACTTCCCTCACTACACACAACCTTAGCCCTATTTGGACATATATCCAGTTATAAAATAAATTAATCCAAAACAGAAGCACTCCCTAATAATATTTCGGCAGATGCACTTTCGACCCTACAAGGCAATTTTAATTATCGCTGGTGTCCTCAGTCACTAAAATACCTTTGAGTCTATCTGACTTCTTCATATTCTACTATTGAAAACCTGGACGAAATTCCCTCTCTCCCTTTTAGTTAGGGTAAATGTCCTAAAAATGTTGATTCTTCCAAAACTTTTTTATCTCTTTGAAACCTTGCCAGTGAGGATCCCGATGTCTCAGCTCAAAACCCTCCAGAgaaattttctaaattttatatgGAATAATAAATCTCATAGAATAGCCAGCTCAATTCTCCTTACAACCCCAGCTAGAGGTGGCCTAGGAGCCCTGGACATAATCAAATACTACTATGCTACACATATGAGGGCTATAGCCTCATGGGCATCTAGATATGCCCCTAATCGTTGGTCCGAAATTGAGATGAGTATCACAATCCCAGCTCATCCATGTAGCTTGTCATGGCCATCTACTGTTAAGTCTTTCGCCCAACTGCGTAAGATCTGTCTAAATCCAATGCTCTTTACACTTTCAATTTGGAAAAAATGTTCGGGTAAATTCTCACTCACATTCCCATgttctcctttaataaatattacctTTAACCCAGAAATTCCAGATAGTCTATCCTTTGAAGCAATGTTGCCTTGGACAAAAGCAGGTATATTCCAGCTACGCCATATAGTTCATCCGGTGACACACAGACTATATACCTTCTCAAAACTACAATCTAAACATGAAATCTCGAAGAATCTTTTTTACTAATTtcttcaaattaaacattttttctcctAAAAATGAGCACAACTGACATTATCCATACCCACACAATTTGAACTGACGTGTTCCAGAGGCCCTCATGAACCCCATCTAATTTccactatatatataaaatattgcaagaaaCCCCTACTATTATGGAACACATCCACCCATACATGCATAAATGGTCCCACATCTTAAATAGGCCTATTACACTACAAGAATGGAGAGAGATCTGGGACACTACTTCTAAAGTATCCAGATGTGTGACCCAAGAAGAAACTGCCTATAAAATCTGTATGTTTTGGTATAAGACTCCAGATTTCCTGGTGAAACATAAATTGACAACTTCGGgtctatgttggagatgtggtgagtCCATAGGCACTCAATATcatatattttgggattgcccTGTATTGTTGCCCTTTTGGACACAGATCCACACACTACTAGAGAAGATCCTGCATCTTCCTATTCCCTTCCAACCAATACATCTTCTGCTAGGCCTCCCAATCCAAAAAATGTCCAAGTTTCATAGGAAATTGATGGCCTTCATCTTTCTAGCAGCTAAACGGGCCATTCCTCAATGCTGGTTGACCAATGCTCCTCCTACTTTTGTGCAATTTCTAAATATCATAGCAGATATTCATAGGATGGAGCATCTTACAGCTATTATTGCGGAAACTCTTCCTAGTTTTGATAAAACTTGGGAACCTTGGGATACTTCTGAATACAATTTGGAGAAATCCAAACAGACATGATGCTCACGCAGTTAATCAATACTTTAAACAAACTATTGCTGACCTCTTTTCGAACCAAATTTTCTCCCCTTcacaaaaatgtgtatatattatCTGTCAATCACGTGATACTTTATTTCTATCCATGTTGTGCATAACATGGGATGCTGTGGATTCCATGAGATGGGCTCTCTTTTCATGTTATTTCATTTGATTTGCATATATACTGCTATATCCTTGTTTAACATTGTAAACTttcaataaataaacaattaaaaaaaaaaatgcacagatttACAAACACATGTAAAAGTTGAAAAATTGTGTTCAAGCATTAACATTTGATTTAACTTCAGTTAAAGGGGTTAAAAAAGGAACTTCAATTGCACATTGTTAAATGTAAAATGTGCAATATTTCAAATTTACTTGGCTAAAGTTTGAACATACTTTtaaattgttaatttttttaattccTGAGCATAAATAAAGACAATAAATACAAAAAGACTAGATATTTCCcttaaaggaaggaagaaaagacagCAGATAGTCAGGAAGTTAGATAATTGGGCATCGGCAGGTAAATTTATTTCAGATACAAAATGTGAGAAATATTACACTGAACCAGGCTCAAAATTCCAAATTAGTTGAGTTGCAAATTGTGATATAATAATTGTAAAAGATCGGTTACATTAGATGGTGGACAGCCCCTGAAGCCTATATAATGTTATACATCTTATACTTCTACAGTTCTTCATCTGTATGGAAACACAAAACAGCAATTCTATGATGTGTCTAGGTTTTCATTTATCTCCAAAAAATTGTTACATACTTCACCTCAATTCTGTGCGTATTTTTAGAGATGACGTCTGGATATAATAGTTTACTTTGAAAATCCCCGGCAAACAATGTCAGATCAGCCATCATATATTTTAGTGCAAAGCTTCTACCGCTTACAGGGAATTTTTAGTCTCTGCTATTTACTGAGTATATCTGAAAACCTTTTATACATTTACTTCTCCTTGGTTGGCTGTTTTTTGCATGGCTAATTTAGCTGATTGCTAATAATCTTTTAGGAATTATTTTTAGACCTCATCTCTCCTGACAAATATCATTTATTAATCATAAATTGAAAGCAGTAGGAAACTCcatgtttatttttataactttAATCCACTCATCTATTTTCTACCATTGCTTCTGCACATTTTAAACAAATCACATGCAAAAACTACAAAGACAATATTGGCATTTTACTGTATCATGTTTTAATATTTATATGTCTTATATAGATATGGAATGTAAGATTTCTTGCTATGTGTTATCAGTTTGTTAGTACCATCAACATTGTCTGTGAAGGGCCTCAttgatccaggtcatggtatagctaataGTAGTTAGTCACTTTCAACTTGACTTGAAGTTGAAAATTGTTTTGTAGCTTCTTCAAGCCACTTTGTCAGTTCTGAGAGTTGTTTGATTTTTCGTCCGGTGTTGGGAAGTTTCCGGCCTGGTCAAGAAGTGTTTTGCTTGCATGTATGTCCACCTTGGGATAAGATAAGGTACTTTTCTATCACactgatatttttaataaaaaaaaaattatgatttgatTTTCTCAATAGCTTTTTTAAAGTCCTTGTTCCTGAATGTGTATATAATGGGATTAAGCAATGGAGTCATTACAGTGTAAAATAGAGAGAGGACCTTGTTCAGAATATCTAGTTGTCCTTTTGTTGGAAACATATACACAGCAACTATAGTTCCATAAAAAATGCACACTACGGTCAAGTGAGAGCTGCAGGTGGTAAAGGCTTTCTGTCTTCCTGTAAATGATTTAATTTTGAGGATGGTTAAAACAATATAGATATATGATATAACAATTAACATAAAAGGTGCTATGACACAAAAGAAACCTATTACATTGGTCTGAATATGAATCCATGAAGTATCGGAGCAGGAAAGCTCAAGTATAGGTTCATAGTCACAGAAGAAGTGATGAATGATGTTTGGTCCACAGTAGTATAAGCTGCACAAGGATGCGGAATCAGCCAATGTCATTTTGAAACTTAGTAACCAAATTATAATCACTGATTTAATACAAATCGATTGGTTCATTATAGAGTTGTAATGCAGGGGCTTACAGATGGCCAAATACCGGTCATAGGACATCACAGTCAGTAGAAAACACTCTGCGAACTCAGCATGTACAAAAAAGGAGAACTGGATGATACATCCAGCAAGAGACATGGTACATCCATCATGTAAGATTATATATAGAAGGTTGGGAAGAATATCTGTAGACAGAATGATATCAAACAATGATAGTTGGGTGATGAAGAGGTACATGGGAGACTGAAGTGTTTTACTCAGATGAACTAAAACCACAATGAAAAGATTTCCAGACATAGTAACACAATAAATGGAAAACAGCACCATGAAAAATAGAATCTTTTTGCTTTTTATATTTGAAAAACCCGTTAGTACAATATAGGTTATGTTATTGTGATAGCCCACCTGGCAAGAGGATATAAAATACATAATACTTTAGGTTGTAGCCATAACAAAATCTACTATGTTCTACTCCGCACAATTCTGGTGTATGgcaaaacaaaaacagcatttaATCTGACATTTATTCTTTCAATTTTGTTATGCTCTTTTTTCAATATATTACTATTCAGCTGAGTTCTAACCTTTCTGCATAATTCTGTAAAACATGGCCATATTGCTCATCTTTGTATTATCCGTAAAAAGACATACTTTAACcaccaaacctttagttatatcacttatgTATAGAttaatagaacaggacctagtacagagccttgtggtaccccactagtgactggtctctgttccgaGTGAACCCCTTTTATGACCACAcgctggtatctatcctttagccaactgcatatccactgaaccacccaagggttaactCATagtttgtacaacttttgtattagatcattatgtggaactgtatcaaatacaTTGCAGAAATCAAGATATGGTACAGTATGTCCACAGAACTAAGGATCGTCCTGATGTTCACACTGGGTGTCCATTTGTTCATAGAACAAAGAAACATATGGGGTGCTCGCGGGATGTTCACACGTCgacgagcgccccataatgcactgcatgctttggacaatcacagcgtgatgtgctgtgagagcctagattggccaatggcagggtgccttttaccaatcatggctcaggggctaagtccacaccccagaCTATATCAGGCTGCAGCTTACACGGCGCCCGTTAatagtgaatgaatagagattaggcacatagttagtgtagtgtgcagtcattcagtgtagtatatatatatatattatacggttcagagtatatagtgcagttaatatagcatatatataatacagttcagagtatatagtgcagtcagtgtagtatatataatacagttcagagtatatagtgcagttcgtatagtatatataataaaattcagagtatatagtgcagtccgtatagtatgtataatactgttcagagtatatagtgcagtctgcatcagccattaatgtctaaaccgctggcaacaaaagggagtacacccctaactgaaaatgtccaaattgggcccaaagtgtcaatattttgtgtggccactattattttccagcactgccttaaccctcttgggcatggcgttcaccagagcttcacaggttgccactgctgtcctcttccactcctccatgatgacatcacagagctggtggatgttagagaccttgcgctcctccaccttccatttgaagatgccccacagatcctcaatagggtttaggtctggagacatgcttggccagtccatcacctttacccttagcttctttagcaaggcagtagtcatcttggaggtttgtttggggtcgttatcatgttgaaatactgccctgcggcccagtctccgaaggggaggggatcatgctctgcttcagtatgtcacagtacatgttggcattcatggttccctcaatgaactgtagctcctaagtgctggcagctctcatgcagccccagacaatgacacttccaccacaatgcttgactgtaggcaagacacatttgtctttgtactcctcacctggttgccgccacacacgcggtttagacattaatggctgtgtgttgagttattttttgggaacagcaaagttacactgttatacaagctgtacactcactactttacattgtagcaaagtgtcatttcttcagtgttgtcacatgaaaagatgtaataaaatatttacaaaaatgtgaggggtgtactgtatatacatatatatatagaaatcttgcttgtttgtaggtgaccaaatacttattttccaccataatttgcaaataaattctttcaaaaatcagacaatgtgattgtctggatttgtttccacattttgtctctcatagttgaggtatacctatgatgacaattacaggcctctctcatctttttaagtgggagaacttgcacaattggtggctgactaaatacttttttgccccactgtagtgcagtgcagagtatataatactgtgtactgaagtggttaaggggaaccatatgacagaattaagaaaaaaacggcgtggggtccccactaaaatccataccaggcccttttggtctggtagagattttaaggggaactccatgccaaaattttaaaaaaagacagcgtggggtccccccaaaatccataccaggcccttatccgagcatgcagtctggagGGCAGgatgggggggacaagcgagcgcccccccaaaccataccaggccacatgccctcagcatggggggtgggtgcccccTTCATGTGAcctcatgtgatgtcagaggggggcgtggtcatcCGGGTTACGTCAGTGGGTGGCCCCATCCTTGCCTATATAAGATCTGTCAAAGCAAAATGACAGCAGTTGTTGGGAGGCCTCCCGTGGAggcagagtcttttttttttttttaatttttcgggtccatcgggtggcgtgattgaagttGGATTTACATCACggcagacactttttttttattttttaataaaggaattgtcaaaaactgtctgttgtggtttttactttttttggtgaatgggtaccccatgtacctgatattcattcacatgggggaagggcaggatctggggccccccttccaAATTCTGatgagccccctgcctgcagaccctgacaaccacagctcagggttgtcgggaagaggctcttgtccccatggggacaaggtgctttggggtggggggcagagccttgtatggttcaggagggggggggtgctagcTCATCCCcgcctatcctgacctccaggctacatgttcagataagggtctgatattgaTTTTGGAGGTACCgcacgccagttttttttattttggcatggagttcccttaatatccataccagacccgaaggacctggtatggactggggggggaggtACGCCTttatttccttgatttttcatctatatttctGGGAGACgttaatacattacagccgtgagcaagtttaaatgtaatttttgctgcagcatgttctacacatcacacagatgtgccactttatgggcagactaaggggaccccccccccgggcacgatttttaaaggaatatttaatttttattgtttcactttaagcattataaaaaccactgctcctgaaaaaacaatagttttaaaaacttttttgtgcattgatacatgtccctggggcagtacccgggtacCCATACACTTTCTATGGCAAGaactggcatataagcctttaaaacgagTACTTAAAATGAGCAATCGCAGGCAcgtgaggcagaacagggatgtgtgtgtgtgtgtgtaaacaaaatccctgttctgtgagtagaggagaggcagatcatgagttcctaatagctaggaaccacgatctgtcatctcctata is a window from the Aquarana catesbeiana isolate 2022-GZ linkage group LG03, ASM4218655v1, whole genome shotgun sequence genome containing:
- the LOC141134817 gene encoding olfactory receptor 5P52-like, producing MYLFITQLSLFDIILSTDILPNLLYIILHDGCTMSLAGCIIQFSFFVHAEFAECFLLTVMSYDRYLAICKPLHYNSIMNQSICIKSVIIIWLLSFKMTLADSASLCSLYYCGPNIIHHFFCDYEPILELSCSDTSWIHIQTNVIGFFCVIAPFMLIVISYIYIVLTILKIKSFTGRQKAFTTCSSHLTVVCIFYGTIVAVYMFPTKGQLDILNKVLSLFYTVMTPLLNPIIYTFRNKDFKKAIEKIKS